One segment of Pseudomonas asgharzadehiana DNA contains the following:
- a CDS encoding DUF6124 family protein, whose protein sequence is MQSIPTHTLFTVTPGSSTETLLINSYETVSAVSTLLLDLSNDLSGKQRDVALAIHQLSELSVLLVGKAMDQHTPRC, encoded by the coding sequence ATGCAAAGCATCCCCACGCATACGCTCTTCACTGTCACTCCTGGTTCCTCCACCGAAACCCTGCTGATCAACAGCTACGAAACCGTGTCTGCCGTGAGCACCTTGTTGCTCGACCTGTCCAATGACCTCAGTGGTAAACAGCGTGATGTGGCATTGGCCATTCATCAACTGAGCGAGCTGTCCGTCTTGCTGGTGGGCAAAGCCATGGACCAACATACTCCGCGCTGTTAA
- the def gene encoding peptide deformylase: MIRDILKMGDERLLRIAPAVPPEMFDSPELWQLIDDMFQTMEHVGGVGLAAPQIGVDLQLVIFGFEASERYPDAPPVPQTILINPLITPLSSVLEEGYEGCLSVPGLRGAVNRYQQIRYEGFDPKGEPIVRFADGFHARVVQHECDHLIGRLYPSRITDFSKFGFIEVMFPDMDPTADE, encoded by the coding sequence ATGATCCGTGACATCCTGAAAATGGGCGACGAACGCCTGCTGCGCATCGCCCCTGCGGTTCCGCCGGAAATGTTCGACAGCCCCGAGCTGTGGCAATTGATCGACGACATGTTCCAGACCATGGAGCATGTCGGTGGCGTAGGCCTGGCCGCGCCGCAGATCGGCGTGGACCTGCAATTGGTGATCTTTGGCTTCGAAGCCAGCGAACGTTACCCGGATGCACCGCCGGTACCGCAGACCATCCTGATCAACCCGCTGATCACGCCGCTCAGTTCGGTGTTGGAAGAGGGCTATGAAGGCTGCCTTTCCGTGCCGGGGTTACGCGGCGCGGTGAACCGTTACCAGCAGATTCGCTATGAGGGGTTTGACCCGAAGGGCGAGCCGATTGTGCGTTTTGCCGACGGTTTCCATGCGCGGGTGGTGCAGCATGAATGCGATCACCTGATCGGTCGGTTGTACCCGTCGCGGATTACCGATTTCAGCAAGTTCGGATTTATCGAGGTGATGTTCCCGGACATGGATCCGACGGCCGACGAATAA
- a CDS encoding YihY/virulence factor BrkB family protein has product MIFPVLDGLKLHKVLARTVKEFVDDEMSTYASALAYQMLFSLFPFLLFLIALIGFLHLPDFFSWLRLQSELVLPPQALEQVNPVIDQLQQSKGGLLSVGIVIALWTASAGVRLMMSAMNAAYDVVEGRPIWKRFPLSIFYTVGIAGMLLAAAALMVLGPQVMEWLAGQIGMQEFVVTLWTIVRWPLIVILLMFAVALMYYVMPDVEQQFRFITPGSVLAVVVWIVASLGFGYYVKTFADYNAMYGSIGAIIVLLLYFYISAAVLLLGAEMNAVIEHMSAEGKAPGAKGIDEPAQEKQHVSGLGRDHSKPTPVEPDQ; this is encoded by the coding sequence ATGATCTTTCCGGTTCTCGATGGTCTCAAGCTGCACAAGGTACTGGCGCGCACCGTCAAGGAATTCGTCGATGACGAGATGTCCACCTACGCTTCGGCACTGGCCTACCAGATGCTGTTTTCGCTGTTTCCCTTCCTGCTGTTCCTGATTGCCCTGATCGGTTTCCTGCACTTGCCGGACTTTTTCAGTTGGCTGCGCCTGCAGTCGGAGCTGGTATTGCCGCCCCAGGCCCTGGAGCAGGTCAACCCGGTGATCGACCAGTTGCAACAGTCCAAGGGCGGCCTGCTTTCGGTGGGTATCGTGATTGCGTTGTGGACCGCTTCAGCCGGCGTGCGCCTGATGATGAGCGCGATGAACGCCGCCTACGATGTGGTGGAAGGCCGGCCGATCTGGAAGCGTTTCCCGCTGTCGATTTTCTACACCGTCGGCATCGCCGGCATGCTGCTGGCCGCCGCCGCGCTGATGGTGCTCGGCCCGCAGGTGATGGAGTGGCTGGCCGGGCAGATCGGCATGCAGGAGTTCGTGGTTACCCTGTGGACCATCGTGCGCTGGCCGCTGATCGTGATTCTGCTGATGTTCGCCGTGGCCCTCATGTACTACGTGATGCCCGACGTGGAGCAGCAATTCCGCTTTATCACCCCAGGCTCGGTGTTGGCGGTGGTGGTGTGGATCGTCGCGTCGCTGGGCTTTGGTTATTACGTCAAAACCTTTGCCGACTACAACGCCATGTATGGCAGTATCGGCGCGATCATTGTGCTGCTGCTGTACTTCTACATTTCGGCCGCCGTGCTGCTGCTCGGTGCCGAGATGAATGCAGTGATCGAGCACATGTCGGCCGAAGGCAAGGCGCCCGGCGCGAAGGGGATCGATGAGCCCGCGCAAGAAAAACAGCATGTCTCCGGTCTCGGCCGGGACCACTCCAAACCCACCCCCGTCGAGCCTGATCAATGA
- the fadD2 gene encoding long-chain-fatty-acid--CoA ligase FadD2: MQPDFWNDKRAAGVPNAIDLSAYKSVIEVFERSCKTFADRPAFSNMGITLTYAELERQSAAFAGYLQQHTDLKPGERIAVQMPNLLHYPIAVFGALRAGLIVVNTNPLYTPREMRHQFKDAGVRALVYLNLFGSRVQEVCNDTEIDYLIEARMGDFMPAAKGWLINTVVDKVKKMVPAYHLPRAVSFKRALRMGAGLGVTRHPVSLDDIAVLQYTGGTTGLAKGAMLTHGNLVANMQQVRACMSQTGEDGHPLIKEGQEVMIAPLPLYHIYAFTANCMCMMVSGNHNVLITNPRDIGGFIKELKKWRFTGLLGLNTLFVALMDHPDFKSLDFSHLKLTNSGGTALIKATAERWEQLTGCAIGEGYGLTETSPVASTNPYGNKSRLGTVGIPVPATAMKVIDDDGVELPLGERGELCIKGPQVMKGYWQQPAATAEALDAEGWLRTGDIAVIDEDGFVRIVDRKKDLIIVSGFNVYPNEIEDVVMAHPGVANCAVIGVPDERTGEAVKLFVVARAEGVSLEELKSYCKANFTGYKVPKQIVLRDSLPMTPVGKILRRELRDIA; encoded by the coding sequence ATGCAACCTGATTTCTGGAATGACAAACGCGCGGCGGGGGTTCCCAATGCCATCGACCTCTCGGCCTACAAGTCGGTGATCGAGGTCTTCGAGCGTTCCTGCAAGACCTTTGCCGACCGTCCGGCGTTCAGCAACATGGGCATTACCCTGACCTACGCCGAGCTTGAACGCCAGAGTGCGGCGTTCGCCGGCTACCTGCAACAGCACACCGACCTCAAGCCCGGCGAGCGCATCGCCGTGCAAATGCCCAACCTGCTGCATTACCCGATTGCCGTGTTCGGCGCCCTGCGCGCCGGCCTGATCGTGGTCAACACTAACCCGCTGTACACCCCGCGCGAGATGCGCCACCAGTTCAAGGACGCCGGCGTGCGTGCGCTGGTCTACCTCAACCTGTTCGGTTCGCGGGTACAGGAGGTGTGCAACGATACCGAGATCGACTACCTGATCGAGGCCAGGATGGGCGACTTCATGCCCGCCGCCAAAGGCTGGCTGATCAATACCGTGGTCGACAAGGTGAAGAAAATGGTCCCCGCCTATCACCTGCCGCGCGCGGTGTCGTTCAAGCGCGCGCTGCGCATGGGCGCCGGCCTGGGCGTAACGCGCCATCCGGTGAGCCTGGATGACATCGCCGTGCTGCAATACACCGGCGGCACCACCGGCCTGGCCAAGGGCGCGATGCTCACCCATGGCAACCTGGTGGCGAACATGCAGCAGGTGCGTGCCTGCATGTCGCAAACCGGCGAGGACGGCCACCCGCTGATCAAGGAAGGGCAGGAGGTGATGATCGCGCCGCTGCCGCTTTACCATATCTACGCCTTCACCGCCAATTGCATGTGCATGATGGTCTCGGGCAACCACAACGTGCTCATCACCAACCCCCGGGACATCGGCGGGTTTATCAAGGAGCTGAAAAAGTGGCGCTTTACCGGGCTGCTGGGGCTCAACACGCTGTTTGTGGCGTTGATGGACCACCCCGACTTCAAGAGCCTGGATTTCTCCCACCTCAAACTCACCAACTCCGGCGGCACCGCACTGATCAAGGCCACGGCCGAGCGCTGGGAGCAACTGACCGGCTGTGCGATTGGCGAGGGCTACGGCCTGACGGAAACCTCGCCCGTGGCGAGTACCAACCCCTATGGCAACAAATCGCGCCTCGGCACCGTGGGCATTCCGGTGCCGGCCACCGCGATGAAGGTGATTGATGATGATGGCGTCGAGTTGCCCCTGGGTGAACGCGGCGAGTTGTGCATCAAGGGGCCGCAGGTGATGAAGGGCTACTGGCAGCAGCCGGCCGCCACCGCCGAGGCTCTGGACGCGGAAGGCTGGCTCAGGACTGGCGATATCGCGGTGATTGATGAGGATGGTTTTGTACGGATTGTCGATCGCAAGAAAGACCTGATCATCGTCTCCGGTTTCAATGTGTACCCCAATGAAATCGAAGACGTGGTGATGGCTCACCCGGGGGTGGCCAACTGTGCGGTGATCGGCGTGCCGGACGAACGCACGGGCGAGGCGGTGAAGCTGTTCGTGGTGGCGCGTGCCGAAGGCGTGAGCCTTGAAGAGCTCAAGAGTTACTGCAAGGCCAACTTCACGGGCTATAAGGTACCCAAGCAGATTGTGCTGCGCGATTCGTTGCCGATGACGCCGGTAGGGAAAATTTTGCGGCGTGAGCTGCGCGACATCGCCTGA
- a CDS encoding MaoC family dehydratase — protein sequence MTQVTNTPYEALEVGQTASYSKTVEERDIQLFAAMSGDHNPVHLDAEYAKATLFKERIAHGMFSGALISAAVACELPGPGTIYIGQQMSFQKPVKIGDTLTVRLEILEKLPKFRVRIATRVFNQRDELVVDGEAEILAPRKQQVVTLTELPPISIG from the coding sequence ATGACCCAGGTAACCAATACCCCTTACGAAGCCCTCGAAGTCGGCCAGACCGCCAGCTACAGCAAGACCGTCGAAGAGCGCGATATCCAGTTGTTCGCCGCCATGTCCGGCGACCACAACCCGGTGCACCTGGATGCCGAATACGCCAAGGCCACCCTGTTCAAGGAGCGTATCGCCCATGGCATGTTCAGCGGCGCGTTGATCAGTGCAGCCGTGGCCTGCGAGCTGCCTGGGCCGGGCACCATCTATATTGGCCAGCAGATGAGCTTTCAAAAACCGGTCAAGATCGGCGACACCCTGACCGTGCGCCTGGAAATCCTTGAAAAACTGCCGAAGTTTCGCGTACGCATCGCCACCCGTGTGTTCAACCAGCGCGATGAACTGGTAGTGGATGGCGAGGCCGAGATCCTCGCGCCACGCAAGCAGCAAGTCGTGACCCTGACCGAACTGCCGCCGATCAGCATTGGTTGA
- a CDS encoding ferritin-like domain-containing protein, whose product MTDINKESISVLNDLIETSIDGQKGFKECAEDIKHPELKALFAKRSADCATAAAELKTAVRALGGDPEDSGSVAGALHRGWVDVKSMVTGKDEEAVLNEAERGEDHALKAYREAIEKINQHNLLGIRDLVERQYHGAQRNHDQVKALRNQARAQS is encoded by the coding sequence ATGACTGACATCAATAAAGAATCGATCTCTGTACTCAACGACCTGATCGAGACCAGCATCGACGGCCAGAAGGGTTTCAAGGAATGTGCCGAAGACATCAAGCACCCAGAACTCAAAGCGCTGTTCGCCAAGCGCTCCGCTGATTGCGCGACTGCCGCTGCCGAACTGAAAACCGCTGTGCGTGCATTGGGTGGTGATCCGGAAGATTCCGGCAGCGTCGCCGGCGCACTGCACCGTGGCTGGGTCGACGTGAAGTCGATGGTGACCGGCAAAGACGAAGAGGCTGTGCTGAACGAAGCCGAGCGCGGTGAAGACCATGCACTCAAGGCTTACCGTGAAGCGATCGAGAAGATCAACCAGCACAACCTGCTGGGCATTCGTGACCTGGTTGAGCGCCAGTACCATGGCGCACAGCGCAACCATGATCAGGTAAAAGCCCTGCGTAACCAGGCACGCGCTCAGTCGTAA
- the fadD1 gene encoding long-chain-fatty-acid--CoA ligase FadD1: MHEDFWKDKYPAGIAADINPDEYPNIQAVLKQSCQRFANKPAFSNLGKTITYGELYELSGAFAAYLQQHTDLKPGDRIAVQLPNVLQYPVAVFGAIRAGLIVVNTNPLYTAREMEHQFNDSGAKALVCLANMAHLAEKVVPKTAVKHVIVTEVADLLPPLKRLLINSVIKYVKKMVPAYHLPHAIKFNDVLAKGHGQPVSDASPASSEVAVLQYTGGTTGVAKGAMLTHRNLVANMLQCKALMGSNLNEGCEILITPLPLYHIYAFTFHCMAMMLIGNHNILISNPRDLPAMVKELSKWKFSGFVGLNTLFVALCNNEAFRKLDFSALKVTLSGGMALQLAAAERWKAVTGCGICEGYGMTETSPVATVNPIQHIQLGTIGIPVPSTLCKVITDDGVELALGEVGELCVKGPQVMKGYWQRQDATDEMLDSEGWLKTGDIAIIQPDGYMRIVDRKKDMILVSGFNVYPNELEDVLATLPGVLQCAAIGVPDEKSGEHIKIFIVVKPGATLTKEQVMEHMRANVTGYKVPKAVEFRDALPTTNVGKILRRELRDEELKKLGLKK; encoded by the coding sequence ATGCACGAAGACTTTTGGAAGGATAAGTACCCCGCCGGGATTGCTGCAGACATCAATCCAGACGAGTATCCAAATATTCAGGCGGTACTGAAGCAGTCCTGCCAGCGCTTCGCCAACAAACCGGCTTTCAGCAACCTGGGCAAGACAATCACCTACGGTGAGTTGTACGAATTGTCCGGCGCCTTCGCCGCGTACCTGCAACAGCACACCGACTTGAAGCCCGGCGACCGAATCGCCGTGCAACTGCCCAACGTCCTGCAATATCCCGTCGCCGTGTTCGGTGCCATCCGTGCCGGCCTGATCGTGGTCAACACCAACCCGCTGTACACCGCGCGGGAAATGGAACACCAATTCAACGATTCCGGCGCCAAGGCCCTGGTCTGCCTGGCCAACATGGCGCATCTGGCGGAAAAGGTCGTGCCCAAGACCGCCGTCAAGCACGTGATTGTCACCGAAGTCGCCGACCTGCTGCCGCCGCTCAAGCGCCTGCTGATCAACAGTGTCATCAAGTACGTGAAGAAAATGGTCCCGGCGTACCACTTGCCGCACGCGATCAAGTTCAACGATGTGCTCGCCAAAGGCCATGGCCAGCCGGTCAGCGATGCCAGCCCGGCCAGCAGCGAGGTGGCCGTGCTGCAATACACCGGCGGCACCACCGGCGTGGCCAAGGGGGCGATGCTCACCCACCGCAACCTGGTCGCCAACATGTTGCAGTGCAAGGCACTGATGGGCTCCAACCTCAACGAAGGTTGCGAGATCCTGATCACGCCGCTGCCGCTGTATCACATCTATGCTTTCACCTTTCATTGCATGGCGATGATGCTGATCGGCAACCACAACATCCTGATCAGCAACCCGCGTGACTTGCCGGCGATGGTCAAGGAACTGTCCAAGTGGAAGTTCAGTGGCTTTGTCGGCCTTAACACGCTGTTTGTGGCGCTGTGCAACAACGAAGCCTTTCGCAAGCTGGATTTCTCCGCGCTCAAGGTCACCCTGTCGGGCGGCATGGCCCTGCAACTGGCGGCCGCCGAACGCTGGAAAGCCGTGACCGGCTGTGGCATCTGCGAAGGCTACGGCATGACCGAAACCAGCCCGGTGGCCACGGTCAACCCGATCCAGCATATCCAGCTTGGCACCATCGGCATTCCGGTGCCCTCGACCCTGTGCAAGGTCATCACCGATGACGGCGTCGAGTTGGCCCTGGGGGAAGTCGGCGAGCTGTGCGTCAAGGGCCCGCAGGTGATGAAAGGCTACTGGCAGCGCCAGGACGCCACCGACGAGATGCTCGACAGCGAAGGCTGGCTAAAAACCGGTGATATCGCGATCATCCAGCCGGATGGCTACATGCGCATTGTCGACCGCAAGAAGGACATGATCCTGGTCTCGGGCTTCAACGTGTACCCCAACGAGCTGGAAGACGTACTGGCCACCCTGCCGGGCGTGCTGCAATGCGCGGCCATTGGTGTGCCGGACGAAAAGTCCGGGGAGCACATCAAGATCTTCATCGTGGTCAAGCCGGGCGCCACCCTGACCAAGGAGCAGGTGATGGAACACATGCGCGCCAACGTCACCGGCTACAAGGTGCCCAAGGCCGTGGAGTTCCGCGATGCGCTGCCGACCACCAACGTGGGCAAGATCCTGCGGCGTGAGTTGCGTGATGAAGAGTTGAAGAAACTCGGCCTTAAAAAGTAA
- a CDS encoding alpha/beta hydrolase, translating to MNHSTHWLTANDHSRLYVNQWMPDEPAHAVVMLSHGMAEHSGRYARLAKALCAAGYGVYAPDQRGHGRTADEGTLGLYAEEDGWNKVVGDLASLNQHIGQQHPGLPIILLGHSMGSYIAQAYLLHHSASLHGAILSGSNFQPVALYRAARVIARAERVRQGLRGRSALIEFLSFGSFNKAFKPNRTAFDWLTRDPAEVDKYINDPLCGFRCTNQLWVDLLGGLQQISKASNLAQIDPGLPILVIGGECDPVSEGKRLNSLATALREAGCQHLQLNIYPQARHEVFNETNRDEVTADVLTWLDQALTLRRPVHCE from the coding sequence ATGAACCACAGCACCCACTGGCTGACCGCGAATGACCACAGCCGCCTGTACGTCAATCAATGGATGCCCGACGAGCCGGCCCATGCGGTGGTCATGCTGTCCCACGGCATGGCCGAGCACAGCGGGCGCTATGCGCGGTTGGCCAAGGCCCTGTGCGCCGCCGGCTATGGTGTCTATGCGCCGGACCAGCGTGGCCACGGCCGCACCGCCGATGAAGGCACGCTGGGGTTGTACGCCGAGGAGGATGGTTGGAACAAAGTGGTGGGCGACCTGGCGAGTCTCAACCAGCACATTGGCCAGCAGCACCCAGGGTTGCCGATCATATTGTTGGGCCACAGCATGGGCAGCTACATCGCCCAGGCCTACCTGTTGCACCACAGCGCCAGCCTGCACGGGGCGATTCTCAGTGGGTCGAATTTCCAGCCGGTGGCGCTATACCGCGCCGCCCGCGTGATCGCCCGCGCCGAGCGTGTGCGCCAGGGTTTGCGCGGTCGCAGCGCGCTGATCGAGTTCCTGTCGTTCGGCTCGTTCAACAAAGCGTTCAAGCCCAACCGCACGGCGTTCGACTGGCTCACCCGCGACCCCGCAGAGGTGGACAAGTACATCAATGACCCGCTTTGCGGTTTTCGCTGCACCAACCAACTGTGGGTCGATTTGCTCGGCGGCTTGCAGCAAATCAGCAAAGCGTCCAACCTCGCGCAGATCGATCCGGGCCTGCCGATCCTGGTCATAGGCGGCGAATGTGATCCGGTGAGTGAGGGCAAGCGTCTCAACAGTCTGGCCACCGCCCTGCGTGAGGCCGGCTGTCAGCATTTGCAACTCAATATCTACCCGCAGGCGCGTCACGAAGTGTTCAACGAAACCAACCGCGATGAAGTCACCGCGGATGTGCTGACGTGGCTCGACCAGGCCCTGACCCTGCGCAGGCCGGTCCACTGCGAATAA
- a CDS encoding CsbD family protein, whose translation MSSTSDKAKGLANEAAGNIKQGVGKVTGNDKLRAEGVIQEKKGEVQQAVGDTKDAVKKATR comes from the coding sequence ATGAGCAGCACATCAGATAAGGCAAAAGGTTTGGCGAACGAAGCAGCTGGCAACATCAAGCAAGGCGTCGGCAAAGTCACCGGCAACGACAAGCTGCGCGCGGAAGGTGTGATCCAGGAGAAGAAAGGCGAAGTGCAGCAAGCGGTCGGCGATACCAAAGATGCGGTAAAAAAAGCCACCCGGTAA
- a CDS encoding GNAT family N-acetyltransferase has protein sequence MPELPIDLLAEPLWPLLNKFYRRHDSSMKALKGGRLWVVRDTEIVAGLCLSPVVGGQWLTGMFVDPAYRGQGLATRLIQQAVAGVDGTVWLLCHPDLEGLYQRMGFSQDTVLPQSLSERLVRYRRNKPMIAMGLQ, from the coding sequence ATGCCCGAGTTGCCCATTGATCTGCTGGCAGAGCCCCTGTGGCCGCTGCTGAACAAGTTTTATCGCCGCCATGACTCTTCGATGAAAGCCCTCAAGGGTGGACGACTATGGGTTGTGCGGGATACAGAAATTGTGGCCGGGCTGTGCCTGAGCCCCGTGGTGGGTGGGCAGTGGCTGACGGGGATGTTCGTCGACCCGGCCTATCGCGGCCAGGGGCTGGCGACGCGGTTGATTCAACAGGCGGTCGCCGGGGTGGACGGCACGGTGTGGCTGCTGTGCCATCCGGATCTGGAAGGTTTGTATCAGCGCATGGGGTTTTCCCAGGACACCGTGCTGCCGCAGTCGCTAAGTGAGCGGTTGGTGCGCTACAGGCGTAATAAGCCAATGATTGCGATGGGTTTGCAATAA
- a CDS encoding glutathione S-transferase family protein — protein MGHSLKILGRTSSINVRKVLWTCHELGIDYAHEDNWGIGFKPTQSAEFLALNPNAQIPVLIDDHGVLWESNTICRYLVSLYQRHDLLPAEPAPRARVEQWMDWQATELNPSWGYAFHALVRQHPDYQDPERIKAGVKAWNDKMGLLEQQLAKTKAYVAGEEFTLADILIGLSVHRWRMTLPEHPPYPAIAAYYERLRQHQGFKNFALDGHN, from the coding sequence ATGGGACACTCACTGAAAATCCTCGGCCGCACCTCTTCCATCAATGTGCGCAAAGTACTCTGGACCTGCCACGAACTGGGCATCGACTACGCGCACGAGGACAACTGGGGCATCGGCTTCAAACCCACCCAATCCGCCGAATTCCTCGCCCTCAACCCCAACGCGCAAATACCGGTGCTGATCGACGACCATGGCGTGCTGTGGGAATCCAACACCATCTGCCGCTACCTCGTCAGCCTCTATCAGCGCCACGACCTGTTGCCCGCCGAACCCGCGCCACGGGCGCGGGTGGAGCAATGGATGGACTGGCAGGCCACCGAACTCAATCCGTCTTGGGGTTACGCTTTCCATGCCTTGGTGCGCCAGCACCCCGACTATCAGGACCCGGAGCGTATCAAGGCCGGTGTAAAGGCCTGGAACGACAAGATGGGTCTGCTGGAGCAGCAGCTCGCGAAAACAAAGGCCTACGTCGCCGGTGAAGAGTTCACCCTGGCCGACATCCTCATCGGCCTTTCGGTGCACCGTTGGCGCATGACACTCCCGGAGCATCCGCCCTACCCTGCCATCGCGGCCTACTACGAACGCCTCAGGCAACATCAGGGCTTCAAGAACTTCGCCCTCGACGGTCACAACTAG
- a CDS encoding LysR family transcriptional regulator: MMNLMHWRLLVAVADHGSITAAAERVGMTQSAASQAMAGMEAALGAQLFTRAPRNTLPTALGLSVIEQARVMLGALQTIRRTVDHARPMLRGSIRIASFPSVLAKFLTPQLQRFAQLYPGIEVTPLEVTDSEVDTLLEAGLIDLGVVLNPQPERNATLLGRDLWLAVLPADHALAQRPSEASVSLEELLQQPFVLATGGCTANARSLGAEAGLALGDIRVQVREWSSAFSLVREGVGVTLVPEMTLPVERRGLRVMPLKVPVHREFALVATPRRPLSSSASALLQMLAQ; this comes from the coding sequence ATGATGAATCTGATGCACTGGCGCCTTCTGGTGGCCGTGGCCGACCACGGCAGCATCACCGCCGCCGCCGAGCGCGTGGGCATGACCCAATCCGCCGCCAGCCAGGCCATGGCCGGCATGGAGGCGGCCCTGGGCGCGCAACTGTTCACCCGAGCCCCGCGCAACACCTTGCCCACTGCCCTGGGATTGAGCGTGATCGAACAGGCGCGGGTGATGCTGGGCGCCTTGCAGACGATTCGCCGCACTGTGGATCATGCCCGGCCGATGCTGCGTGGGAGCATTCGTATCGCCAGTTTCCCGAGTGTGCTGGCTAAGTTTCTAACGCCGCAGTTGCAGCGTTTCGCCCAGTTGTATCCAGGTATCGAGGTCACTCCCCTTGAAGTGACCGACAGCGAAGTGGACACCTTGCTCGAGGCCGGCCTGATTGACCTGGGCGTGGTGCTCAACCCCCAGCCTGAGCGCAATGCCACATTGCTGGGGCGTGACCTGTGGCTGGCAGTATTGCCCGCGGACCATGCACTGGCACAGCGCCCCTCTGAGGCCAGCGTGTCGCTGGAAGAATTACTTCAACAACCCTTTGTACTCGCCACCGGCGGCTGCACCGCCAATGCCCGCAGCCTTGGCGCCGAGGCCGGGCTGGCGCTGGGCGATATCCGCGTGCAAGTGCGCGAATGGAGCAGCGCCTTCAGCCTGGTGCGTGAAGGAGTGGGCGTGACCCTGGTGCCGGAAATGACCTTGCCCGTCGAGCGCCGAGGCTTGCGCGTCATGCCGTTGAAGGTGCCGGTGCATCGTGAATTTGCGCTGGTGGCAACCCCACGACGCCCGCTGTCCTCCAGTGCCAGCGCCTTGTTGCAAATGCTGGCTCAATAG
- a CDS encoding DUF3820 family protein, with translation MNPEKLELLITRQMPFGKYKGRIIADLPGPYLNWFAREGFPHGELGGLLALMQEIDHNGLAELLEPLRAKHGKPAPRH, from the coding sequence ATGAACCCCGAAAAACTCGAACTACTGATCACCCGCCAAATGCCCTTCGGCAAATACAAGGGCCGGATCATCGCCGACCTGCCGGGGCCTTACCTGAACTGGTTTGCCCGCGAAGGCTTCCCCCACGGCGAGCTGGGTGGTTTGCTGGCGTTGATGCAGGAAATCGACCACAACGGCCTGGCCGAATTACTTGAACCGCTACGCGCGAAACACGGCAAACCAGCCCCTCGCCATTGA
- the gstA gene encoding glutathione transferase GstA has protein sequence MKLYFSPNACSLAPHIVLRELALPFDLVRVDNQAKTTADGEDFLQINPKGYVAALQLDNGQVLTEASAILQYLADLKPDAELAPANGSWERVRLQEWLNFIASEVHGGLAVFFNSAIQGDIKAMFMATLFKRFAILVQTLERQDYLMGSQFSVADVYLFVVLRWADIHAINLREWPALAAFQQRVSARPTVIAALAAENR, from the coding sequence ATGAAACTGTACTTTTCTCCAAACGCCTGCTCCCTCGCCCCGCATATCGTGCTGCGCGAATTGGCGCTGCCCTTTGACCTGGTGCGAGTCGACAACCAGGCAAAAACCACCGCCGATGGCGAAGATTTCTTGCAGATCAATCCCAAGGGTTATGTGGCGGCGCTGCAACTGGACAATGGTCAGGTGCTGACCGAAGCCAGCGCCATCCTGCAATACCTCGCCGACCTCAAACCCGACGCTGAGTTGGCCCCGGCCAATGGCAGCTGGGAGCGCGTGCGCTTGCAGGAATGGCTGAACTTCATTGCCAGCGAAGTGCATGGCGGGTTAGCGGTGTTCTTCAACAGCGCGATCCAAGGTGACATCAAGGCGATGTTCATGGCCACGCTATTCAAGCGCTTTGCGATTCTGGTACAGACGCTGGAGCGGCAGGACTACTTGATGGGTTCACAGTTTTCGGTAGCGGATGTGTATTTGTTCGTGGTGCTGCGCTGGGCCGACATTCACGCGATCAATCTGCGCGAGTGGCCGGCGCTGGCAGCGTTTCAACAACGGGTAAGTGCACGGCCAACGGTGATTGCCGCGTTGGCCGCTGAAAACCGCTGA